The Deltaproteobacteria bacterium GWC2_65_14 genome window below encodes:
- a CDS encoding histidine kinase, with protein sequence MAERILVVDDEESMRDVLWRMLSAEGYGVERASNGSEALRLLERERFDFILSDIRMPAMGGLEFLREFMSRGLPGTVIMMSAFGTVETAVEAMKLGAYDYISKPFMSDEILLTLRKARERETLRRENETLRKEVEKAYRPEDFLRASRSMEEVVRLVEQVKDYDTTVLVTGESGTGKELVARMLHYAGRRRGKAFVAINCGAIPETLLENELFGHRKGAFTEAKSDRAGLIEEADGGTLFLDEIGELPLPLQTKLLRFLQEGEVRRLGDTEVRRVNVRVLAATSRDLDEDVRGGRFREDLFYRLNVIRIHIPPLRERREEIPLLAGRFLADACRKYRKGEMRFSPEALETLAAHDWRGNVRELQNLAARCVLLGREGEISRDALFAIWKAGGGGESGGTPQVVLQVQVPLGKPDLKAAVKEVEKQLIRMAIERCGGSRPKAAELLGISHPALLYKAKAYGIN encoded by the coding sequence ATGGCTGAACGGATCCTGGTCGTGGACGACGAGGAAAGCATGCGCGACGTGCTTTGGAGGATGCTTTCCGCGGAAGGGTACGGGGTGGAGCGCGCCTCGAACGGGAGCGAGGCGCTCCGGCTGCTGGAGCGGGAGCGGTTCGATTTCATCCTCAGCGACATCCGGATGCCGGCAATGGGGGGGCTGGAGTTCCTCCGGGAGTTCATGTCCAGGGGGCTTCCCGGCACGGTGATCATGATGTCCGCGTTCGGGACGGTGGAGACCGCCGTCGAGGCGATGAAGCTTGGCGCCTACGACTACATCTCCAAGCCGTTCATGAGCGACGAGATCCTGCTCACCCTGAGGAAGGCGCGGGAGAGGGAGACGCTCCGGAGGGAGAACGAGACGCTCCGGAAGGAGGTGGAGAAGGCGTACCGTCCCGAGGATTTCCTCCGGGCGAGCCGATCCATGGAGGAGGTCGTCCGCCTGGTGGAGCAGGTGAAGGACTACGACACCACGGTCCTGGTCACCGGGGAGAGCGGGACCGGGAAGGAGCTGGTGGCCCGGATGCTCCACTACGCGGGGCGCAGAAGGGGGAAGGCGTTCGTCGCCATCAATTGCGGGGCGATCCCCGAGACCCTTCTCGAAAACGAGTTGTTCGGCCATCGGAAGGGAGCCTTCACCGAGGCGAAGTCGGACCGGGCGGGGCTGATCGAGGAGGCGGACGGGGGGACGCTCTTCCTCGACGAGATCGGGGAGCTGCCCCTCCCGCTCCAGACGAAGCTCCTCCGGTTCCTCCAGGAGGGGGAGGTGCGCCGGCTCGGGGACACGGAGGTCCGCCGGGTCAATGTCCGGGTCCTGGCGGCGACGTCGCGGGACCTCGACGAGGATGTCCGTGGAGGGCGGTTCCGCGAGGACCTGTTCTACCGGCTGAACGTCATCCGGATCCACATTCCCCCCCTGCGGGAGCGCAGGGAGGAGATCCCCCTTCTGGCCGGCCGGTTCCTTGCGGATGCCTGCCGGAAATACCGGAAGGGGGAGATGCGGTTCTCCCCGGAGGCGCTGGAGACCCTCGCCGCCCACGACTGGCGCGGGAACGTGCGGGAGCTGCAGAACCTGGCCGCACGGTGCGTCCTGCTGGGGCGGGAGGGGGAGATTTCGCGGGACGCCCTGTTTGCCATCTGGAAGGCGGGAGGGGGCGGGGAGAGCGGCGGTACCCCGCAGGTCGTCCTGCAGGTGCAGGTTCCTCTCGGGAAGCCGGACCTGAAGGCCGCCGTGAAGGAGGTGGAGAAGCAATTGATCCGGATGGCGATCGAGCGGTGCGGCGGGAGCCGCCCAAAGGCGGCGGAGCTGCTCGGGATCAGCCACCCGGCGCTCCTGTACAAGGCCAAAGCATACGGGATCAATTGA